One stretch of Terriglobia bacterium DNA includes these proteins:
- a CDS encoding serine/threonine-protein kinase gives MSDEAKTASRLAPQQRVGSFILLERLGAGGIGEVWKARDHRLNRVVALKFILDDTRSSSNDLLREARATSALNQPNIVTILEIGESDGGTYIAMEFVEGETLRERMKRGLPFPAALDIAMQMAKGLAAAHEIGIIHRDIKPENVMIRIDGLVKLLDFGFAKVLPWSQDAVTAGAAGAPSESGQLTGTFGYMSPEQARGRQIEPSSDIFSFGIVLYEMLTGEHPFRAETPIDTLHRILNTEPVSTRGRCPEAPAEIHNIIERCLKKDKTQRFQSASDLLAHLRLAEGAAPGPKRRISRRSGRIAATILLAVVLAAALIWFWRPFSRPPANSIVVRSIAVANLTTPPEEPIAGVLAQGLSEELGGALSHEGFLVPARSRVLAASGETTDPEKIGAELKVDAVLQGTVTNVNNEFRIYVELVDTKTGFQIWSRLSSAGQSDVLSSDSDTAEQIAKELRSAVGEGR, from the coding sequence TTGAGCGACGAAGCTAAAACCGCCAGCAGACTCGCGCCGCAGCAGCGAGTCGGATCGTTCATCCTTCTGGAAAGACTTGGCGCCGGTGGGATCGGCGAAGTATGGAAAGCCCGGGACCACCGTTTAAACCGGGTCGTCGCTTTGAAGTTCATCCTCGATGACACGCGCAGTTCATCGAACGATCTGCTGCGCGAAGCGCGCGCCACTTCAGCCCTCAACCAGCCCAACATCGTAACGATTCTCGAGATCGGCGAAAGCGACGGCGGTACCTACATCGCCATGGAGTTCGTTGAAGGCGAAACGCTTCGTGAACGGATGAAGCGCGGCCTGCCGTTTCCGGCAGCGCTCGATATCGCAATGCAAATGGCGAAAGGCCTCGCGGCCGCGCACGAGATCGGAATCATCCATCGCGACATCAAGCCGGAGAACGTCATGATCCGGATCGACGGCCTCGTCAAGCTCCTCGACTTCGGCTTCGCGAAGGTGCTGCCGTGGAGTCAGGACGCCGTGACGGCCGGGGCCGCCGGAGCACCGAGCGAAAGCGGCCAGCTCACCGGAACATTCGGCTACATGTCGCCCGAACAGGCGCGCGGCCGGCAGATCGAGCCTTCGAGCGACATCTTCTCTTTTGGAATTGTGCTGTATGAAATGCTGACCGGAGAGCATCCCTTCCGGGCCGAGACTCCGATCGACACCCTGCATCGAATCCTCAATACCGAGCCGGTCAGCACCCGCGGCCGATGTCCGGAAGCGCCGGCGGAAATCCATAACATCATCGAGCGTTGCCTGAAAAAAGATAAGACGCAGCGCTTCCAGTCGGCGTCCGATCTGCTGGCCCATCTTCGGCTTGCGGAAGGCGCCGCGCCCGGGCCTAAACGTCGGATCTCCCGCCGCAGCGGCCGCATCGCTGCAACGATCCTGCTCGCCGTTGTGCTCGCAGCAGCGCTGATCTGGTTCTGGCGGCCGTTTTCCCGGCCACCGGCGAACTCGATCGTGGTCCGCTCAATCGCGGTCGCGAACCTCACCACGCCGCCCGAAGAACCGATTGCCGGCGTCCTGGCTCAGGGCCTGTCTGAAGAATTAGGGGGCGCGCTCTCCCATGAAGGGTTTCTGGTGCCGGCCCGCAGCCGGGTTCTTGCCGCCTCGGGCGAGACGACGGATCCGGAAAAGATCGGCGCGGAGCTCAAAGTGGATGCCGTTTTGCAAGGAACGGTAACCAATGTCAATAACGAGTTCCGGATCTATGTCGAATTAGTGGACACGAAAACCGGTTTCCAGATATGGAGCCGGCTGTCCAGCGCTGGCCAATCCGATGTTCTGTCGAGCGATTCGGACACCGCTGAACAAATTGCCAAAGAGCTTCGGTCCGCTGTGGGCGAGGGGAGATGA
- a CDS encoding sodium:solute symporter family protein, protein MNLQIGVLIGYSALFITVGLFISRRVKKADDFLVAGRSLSPGLIAATFLAANIGAGSTVGATGLGYIYGFGAWWWVGCAGIGSFILANTVGPKIWSLAAKHGWRTVGDFLDYRYSRSVRGVIAVLLWLGTLMILAGQLIAISQILAVVSALPKWEGCLIGGVVVTAYFAAGGLLSSAWVNLIQLTVKLAGFTLAVPFAIAAAGGWEGLQPAIRTSTPLGASGVLSYVAILVPSFVISPGLIQKLYGARDARAVRQGVNWNALGLIVFAFAPAILGIVAHARFPGLANRELALPLVMTKLMPGWLGLLTLAAVFSAEVSASDAILFMLSSSLSVDLYKTFLKPKTSDRELLRIGRITAFAGAGLGVVLAIVLPSIISALQIFYTLMAVALSAPLLVGLYARRPTAARAIVAIVSSVSLTAFTQSAPIGILAAFVVMIMP, encoded by the coding sequence GTGAATCTCCAGATCGGGGTACTCATTGGCTACTCCGCGCTGTTCATCACGGTGGGGCTGTTCATATCCCGGCGGGTGAAAAAGGCGGACGACTTTCTGGTTGCCGGACGAAGCCTGAGCCCCGGCCTGATTGCCGCGACATTTCTTGCCGCCAACATCGGCGCGGGATCGACCGTTGGCGCGACGGGACTGGGTTACATCTACGGCTTTGGCGCGTGGTGGTGGGTCGGCTGTGCCGGTATCGGTTCCTTCATTCTCGCAAATACGGTCGGACCGAAGATCTGGTCGCTCGCGGCGAAGCATGGCTGGCGAACCGTCGGCGACTTTCTCGACTACCGTTACAGCCGTTCGGTGCGCGGCGTCATTGCCGTGTTGCTCTGGCTGGGCACGCTGATGATCCTTGCCGGCCAGCTGATCGCGATTTCACAGATTCTCGCAGTGGTGTCGGCCCTGCCAAAGTGGGAAGGCTGCCTCATTGGAGGAGTTGTTGTAACGGCCTATTTTGCCGCCGGCGGTCTTCTCAGTTCGGCTTGGGTCAACCTGATTCAGCTCACCGTGAAGCTTGCGGGTTTCACGCTCGCAGTCCCTTTCGCGATCGCCGCGGCCGGAGGATGGGAAGGGCTGCAACCCGCCATCCGGACATCGACTCCGCTGGGCGCATCCGGCGTTTTGTCTTATGTGGCGATTCTCGTCCCCTCGTTCGTCATCTCGCCCGGTTTGATTCAAAAACTCTACGGGGCGCGCGATGCGCGCGCCGTCCGGCAGGGCGTGAACTGGAACGCGCTGGGATTGATCGTCTTTGCTTTTGCGCCGGCCATCCTCGGCATCGTCGCGCATGCTCGATTCCCGGGACTGGCGAATCGGGAACTCGCGCTTCCCCTCGTCATGACAAAGCTGATGCCCGGATGGCTGGGGCTGCTCACGCTGGCCGCCGTGTTTTCGGCCGAGGTCAGTGCGAGCGACGCGATTCTCTTCATGCTTTCGAGTTCGCTCAGCGTCGACCTTTATAAGACGTTTTTGAAACCGAAAACGTCGGACCGGGAACTGCTCCGTATCGGACGCATTACGGCTTTCGCCGGCGCCGGCTTGGGCGTTGTGCTTGCGATTGTTCTGCCGTCGATCATTTCCGCCCTTCAAATTTTTTACACCCTGATGGCGGTGGCGCTGTCGGCGCCGCTGCTCGTCGGCCTCTACGCGCGGCGACCGACGGCGGCGCGGGCGATCGTGGCGATCGTCAGTTCGGTTTCTCTGACGGCATTCACGCAGTCGGCGCCAATAGGAATATTGGCCGCGTTCGTGGTAATGATTATGCCGTGA
- a CDS encoding ammonium transporter has translation MKRHVRVLLFVLICLAASTLPVFAQTPAAQPKVDTGDTAWMLTSSALVLFMTIPGLFLFYGGLVRSKNVLGVLMQNFIMVGLVTAQWIIIGYSLAFANGSSFIGGLQWVGLHGVGAAPNADYAATIPHQTYMFYQLMFAIITPALMTGAFAERMKFVSFLAFSLLWSTLLYDPLAHWVWGTGGFLRNMGALDFAGGTVVHISAGMSALVAVLILGKRAGHGKVPMPPHNLPFAVIGAAMLWVGWFGFNAGSALGANGLASSAFMATHTAASLAALGWMLAEWIKSGKPTMLGAASGAVAGLVAITPASGFVTPLAAMVIGFVAGVVCYSACFLKSIFGYDDALDVVGVHGVGGILGAILTGVFASKAINPAGNDGLIYGNPGQVVTQLIAVGVTIIFAAAGTAVILLAIKALMGLRVSEEDELLGLDLSQHSESAYVLASDYDEGASALSGHAPARAKAATSRT, from the coding sequence ATGAAACGCCACGTCCGCGTTTTATTGTTTGTATTGATTTGCCTTGCCGCGTCGACTCTGCCCGTCTTTGCTCAAACTCCAGCAGCCCAACCGAAAGTGGATACCGGAGACACAGCCTGGATGCTGACTTCTTCGGCTCTGGTTCTTTTCATGACGATCCCAGGCCTCTTTCTTTTCTATGGTGGCCTGGTGCGTTCAAAAAATGTTCTCGGCGTGCTGATGCAGAACTTCATCATGGTCGGGCTCGTGACCGCACAGTGGATCATTATCGGATACAGTCTGGCGTTCGCCAACGGCTCGAGTTTTATCGGCGGCCTTCAATGGGTGGGTTTACACGGCGTCGGCGCGGCTCCGAATGCGGATTATGCTGCAACGATCCCGCACCAGACGTACATGTTCTATCAACTGATGTTCGCCATCATCACGCCCGCCTTGATGACCGGTGCGTTTGCGGAGCGGATGAAGTTCGTTTCTTTCCTGGCCTTTTCGCTGCTCTGGTCTACGCTTCTTTATGACCCGCTCGCGCATTGGGTGTGGGGCACCGGCGGCTTCCTTCGCAACATGGGCGCTCTCGATTTCGCGGGCGGGACCGTCGTGCATATCAGCGCGGGTATGTCCGCGCTTGTCGCTGTGTTGATTCTGGGTAAACGTGCCGGGCACGGCAAAGTACCGATGCCGCCACACAACCTTCCGTTTGCGGTGATCGGTGCGGCGATGTTGTGGGTGGGTTGGTTTGGATTCAACGCGGGATCGGCTCTCGGTGCAAACGGTCTGGCTTCGAGCGCATTTATGGCGACACACACGGCTGCTTCGCTGGCGGCTTTGGGATGGATGCTTGCCGAATGGATCAAGAGCGGCAAGCCGACAATGCTCGGCGCCGCATCCGGAGCCGTCGCGGGATTGGTTGCGATTACCCCTGCATCCGGTTTTGTGACACCGCTGGCTGCAATGGTGATTGGTTTTGTTGCAGGTGTCGTCTGCTATAGCGCCTGCTTCCTGAAGTCGATATTCGGATATGACGACGCGCTGGATGTCGTCGGCGTACACGGTGTGGGCGGCATTCTGGGCGCGATTCTCACTGGAGTATTTGCTTCGAAAGCGATCAACCCGGCCGGAAACGATGGATTGATTTACGGCAATCCCGGCCAGGTTGTAACCCAATTGATTGCAGTCGGAGTAACCATCATATTCGCAGCGGCAGGCACCGCCGTGATCCTGCTCGCCATCAAGGCGCTGATGGGATTGCGTGTCAGCGAAGAGGACGAGCTCTTAGGTTTG
- a CDS encoding pyridoxal phosphate-dependent aminotransferase, whose translation MEMFFSDFAANLGGAKNPLYLLHDRLKTEGAKVVDLVRGNVNEHGIVYPPDILDEILKISAEGARVYRPDSLGQRPAREAIARYYDDLGISVDQILLTPGTSVSYWYCFKLLAEHGDEILCPQPSYPLFDYIARLAGLNLTHYRLDESQNWAIDLDHLESQITAGTRAIILISPHNPTGMVADQKQLQGLADIAARHALPIISDEVFSEFLFGMETFPRIASTNAPLVFTLNGFSKMFALPGIKLGWMAISGNEPLVKKSMAALDLISDTFLPVNEIAQFACSEIFARGGGFLDGYRDWIRRCRTAAVEGLKGLSFVPPQGGFYITLRVDRDEEQLAANLLERDGILVHPGYFYDIMPDHLVMTFIEEPETVRGHFERIARQLR comes from the coding sequence ATGGAGATGTTCTTCTCAGACTTTGCGGCAAACCTGGGGGGCGCGAAGAACCCCTTATATCTTTTGCACGACCGGCTGAAGACGGAAGGGGCAAAAGTCGTGGACCTGGTCCGCGGCAATGTCAACGAACACGGGATCGTCTACCCGCCCGATATTCTCGATGAGATTCTGAAGATCTCAGCGGAAGGCGCTCGCGTCTATCGCCCGGATTCGCTCGGCCAGCGGCCCGCGCGCGAGGCGATCGCGCGCTACTACGACGATCTGGGTATCTCCGTCGACCAGATCCTGCTCACTCCGGGCACGAGCGTGTCCTACTGGTACTGCTTCAAGCTCCTTGCCGAACACGGCGACGAGATCCTGTGCCCTCAACCTTCATATCCGCTCTTCGATTACATCGCGCGGCTCGCCGGCCTCAACCTGACGCACTACCGGCTGGACGAATCGCAAAACTGGGCGATCGATCTGGATCATCTCGAGAGCCAGATCACGGCAGGTACGCGGGCCATCATTCTGATTTCGCCACACAATCCCACCGGCATGGTCGCGGACCAGAAGCAGCTCCAGGGCCTCGCCGACATCGCCGCACGGCATGCGCTGCCGATCATCTCGGACGAAGTGTTCAGCGAGTTTCTGTTCGGGATGGAGACGTTTCCGCGGATCGCGTCGACGAACGCGCCGCTGGTCTTTACCCTGAATGGTTTTTCCAAGATGTTCGCTTTGCCGGGAATCAAGCTGGGGTGGATGGCAATCAGCGGGAATGAACCATTGGTGAAGAAATCGATGGCCGCGCTCGATCTGATTTCGGATACATTTCTGCCGGTCAATGAAATCGCTCAATTTGCCTGCTCGGAGATATTTGCGCGCGGGGGCGGTTTCCTGGATGGGTATCGCGACTGGATCCGGAGATGCAGGACGGCGGCGGTTGAAGGTTTGAAGGGGCTGTCATTTGTTCCGCCGCAGGGTGGGTTTTACATTACACTTCGGGTCGATCGGGATGAAGAACAACTGGCAGCGAATTTGTTGGAACGTGATGGGATTCTGGTCCATCCGGGATATTTTTACGACATCATGCCGGATCACCTGGTGATGACGTTTATCGAGGAACCGGAGACGGTGCGGGGTCATTTTGAGAGGATTGCGCGGCAGCTACGGTAG
- a CDS encoding thioesterase family protein, translating to MFEVRLQTYWADVDAAGIVHFPHFFKFAEHAEEEMFRAAGMDLQSVLKSHEMWLPRVEAFSKFSKPIPLGGAIRVRLNPQLKGEKTIRYNFEIVSDTTTEKLAEGYITVVCVDASTFKSVPLPDAIRSIIARNA from the coding sequence ATGTTCGAGGTGAGGCTGCAGACTTATTGGGCGGACGTGGACGCGGCAGGCATTGTGCATTTTCCGCACTTTTTCAAGTTCGCCGAACACGCCGAAGAGGAGATGTTCCGGGCGGCAGGAATGGATCTGCAGTCCGTTCTGAAATCCCATGAAATGTGGCTGCCCCGGGTCGAAGCGTTTTCGAAATTCTCGAAACCCATACCGCTTGGCGGCGCCATCAGGGTTCGGTTGAACCCGCAGCTGAAGGGAGAGAAGACCATCCGTTACAATTTTGAGATCGTCTCCGATACAACCACGGAGAAGCTCGCGGAGGGATACATCACCGTTGTCTGCGTCGACGCCTCGACCTTCAAATCGGTCCCGCTTCCGGATGCCATTCGAAGTATTATCGCCAGGAATGCATAA
- a CDS encoding P1 family peptidase, which produces MLNQTVSYAQAREGFITDVDGIKVGHFTETRRPTGCTVILYEAGAVGGVDVRGSAPGTRETDLLKPTNLVDKVNAIVLSGGSAFGLDSATGVMRYLEEHNAGYPTAGGKVPIVPAAILYDLNVGDGKIRPNADSGYKACTNAKSGAVEEGSVGAGAGATIGKIGGGKPMKGGIGTSSIKLPNGLVVGAIVAVNCVGDVIDPRSGKIVAGARTADGRSFLNIMETFRSGRGVVQNTPPGQNTTIGVVATNARFDKTQMTKIAEMSHDGMARAINPTHTPSDGDTLFALSTGTGAANANLTAIGALAAEMVTEAILRAVRKAKSVPGYPSVSEL; this is translated from the coding sequence CTGTTGAACCAGACCGTGTCCTACGCACAAGCGCGCGAGGGATTCATCACCGACGTCGACGGTATCAAGGTCGGACACTTCACCGAAACACGCAGGCCGACGGGCTGCACCGTCATTCTTTATGAAGCCGGTGCTGTGGGTGGCGTCGATGTCCGCGGCTCCGCTCCGGGGACTCGCGAAACGGATCTCCTCAAACCGACGAACCTGGTGGACAAGGTCAATGCCATTGTTCTTTCCGGCGGAAGCGCGTTCGGTTTGGATTCCGCTACAGGCGTGATGCGATACCTCGAAGAACATAATGCCGGGTACCCGACTGCCGGCGGTAAAGTGCCGATCGTTCCGGCGGCGATCCTTTATGACCTTAATGTTGGCGATGGGAAAATCCGGCCCAACGCGGACTCGGGGTACAAGGCCTGCACGAATGCCAAATCCGGAGCGGTCGAAGAAGGTAGCGTCGGTGCCGGCGCCGGGGCCACCATCGGCAAGATCGGCGGCGGAAAACCGATGAAGGGCGGGATTGGAACGTCGAGCATCAAGCTGCCGAACGGCCTCGTGGTCGGCGCGATTGTTGCGGTGAACTGCGTTGGAGATGTTATCGATCCCAGGAGCGGAAAGATCGTCGCGGGCGCGCGCACGGCGGACGGGAGATCGTTTCTGAATATCATGGAGACGTTCCGCTCGGGCCGCGGTGTGGTTCAGAACACGCCGCCGGGGCAGAACACGACCATAGGTGTGGTTGCGACGAATGCGCGATTTGACAAGACACAGATGACCAAGATTGCGGAAATGTCTCATGACGGCATGGCTCGCGCAATCAACCCGACCCACACGCCGTCGGACGGAGATACGCTTTTCGCGCTTTCCACCGGGACGGGGGCGGCAAACGCGAATCTTACGGCCATCGGGGCTCTCGCGGCGGAAATGGTTACCGAGGCGATCCTTCGCGCGGTGAGGAAGGCGAAATCAGTGCCCGGTTATCCGAGCGTAAGCGAGCTGTAG
- a CDS encoding VOC family protein — MRFSMIAFAVGMVFAFAAAGFARQAAAPAGDVVIGSGSFSPIVKDLDKSLAFYRHLLGVSAPATATEPTPFGNDSALLNFLGTPTAQVRVGTVRIPGTMMNVEIVDFKDIDRKAVHPRLQDPGAVMLILLVRDVDTLLADMKKQGAPVVTAGGVPVTVADKTRAVVIQDPDGFHIALLQIDPLPETTAPAASNVIGSRFALTVEDTDQTVRVYRDVLGFKPEAGGFSVNKSWNDLMNTAGAQMRRTTAMVPGSPLQVEFLEFKGIERHPINARIQDSGATRLQLRVRDSDAAVKALKTAGGRVITTGGNDGPIDMRGLHLAIVREVNNLFLVIFAQPPRR, encoded by the coding sequence ATGCGATTTTCAATGATTGCCTTTGCAGTGGGCATGGTTTTCGCGTTCGCCGCCGCTGGCTTCGCACGGCAGGCGGCGGCTCCGGCAGGAGACGTGGTGATCGGTTCCGGAAGTTTCAGCCCGATCGTCAAAGACCTGGATAAGTCCCTCGCCTTCTACCGGCACCTTCTGGGCGTCAGCGCTCCCGCCACCGCGACGGAACCGACGCCTTTCGGCAACGATTCCGCTCTCCTGAATTTTCTGGGCACACCCACGGCCCAGGTCCGAGTCGGAACCGTCCGGATTCCGGGCACGATGATGAATGTCGAAATTGTCGACTTCAAAGACATCGACCGGAAAGCCGTCCACCCGCGGCTGCAGGACCCCGGGGCAGTCATGCTCATCCTGCTGGTTCGCGATGTCGACACGCTACTTGCGGACATGAAGAAACAAGGCGCGCCGGTGGTCACGGCCGGCGGCGTTCCGGTCACTGTCGCGGATAAGACTCGGGCCGTGGTCATCCAGGATCCCGATGGCTTCCACATTGCGCTCCTCCAGATCGATCCCCTGCCGGAAACAACCGCGCCCGCCGCCAGCAATGTGATCGGATCGCGTTTCGCACTGACCGTGGAAGACACGGATCAAACGGTGCGCGTCTATCGCGATGTGCTCGGCTTCAAACCGGAGGCCGGTGGCTTCAGTGTGAACAAAAGCTGGAACGATCTGATGAACACGGCGGGAGCTCAGATGCGGCGAACCACCGCCATGGTTCCCGGCTCTCCGCTGCAGGTGGAGTTTCTCGAGTTCAAAGGCATCGAACGCCATCCCATCAACGCGCGGATCCAGGACTCGGGCGCGACGCGGCTACAACTGCGGGTTCGGGATTCGGACGCCGCGGTGAAGGCTTTGAAGACTGCCGGCGGCCGCGTCATCACGACGGGGGGAAATGACGGTCCGATCGACATGCGTGGCTTGCACCTGGCGATAGTTCGCGAAGTAAACAATTTGTTTCTTGTGATCTTTGCGCAGCCCCCGCGCCGGTAG